The following coding sequences are from one Panicum hallii strain FIL2 chromosome 5, PHallii_v3.1, whole genome shotgun sequence window:
- the LOC112893963 gene encoding uncharacterized protein LOC112893963 isoform X2, whose amino-acid sequence MDRLADGLAAASISDPADQGAAAAGGGPSADYLLSVMRAVEGADATIRSQMEENNRLKEELLRKTQQLQRIREDATSQSSSSGVGQERNSVANKMDGSKSFDNGSSINPQITSIYPQNGSFGSREHLIQESMKQKYVDSPQANGAFKRSLGEQTPGDNGGPTQFSTPSSRSLSPNRHRKDGEYDSRLLPVSGMNSNISWKQDLTVKVKEGEEEIKQLKKHLADYTVKEAQILTDKYMLEKRIAYMRLAFDQQQQDLVDAASKALSYRQDIIEENIRLTYALQAAQQERSTFISSLLPLLSEYDNLQPSVLDAQSIVGNLKVLFTHMQEQLIVSEEKLRESRYQITPWHTELLNGTSHPVPTDPPAGKVLVTTSKSSLDIVHQTAYPHVQSPMSSPVQARGDWGAFSNRNHQIIPSEVPTRNAEHDDMGGNSLSSRNQFRTEVPAQVSQGDSHAVRFHETPIQNPPFKGLSRNDVLDGSESAEVQNTQEPSTRWGPGDSPNLASGLEDANPSYPYLPTVLEEPGSSFSEAADDDPLPGIEGLQITGEAFPGRELQASGYPINGTTTCNFEWVRHLEDGSVNFIDGARQPSYVVTADDVDTLLAIEVQPLDDRKRKGEFIKVYANEQRKISCDPETKELIKKTLEIGHVTYEVQVQLPVRFLDMWEPAVLAIKREGYSIKCNGQRGVVITEKFQEATAIKIPYGRQTEFSIISADGVDYNLKPAENTLLRDTIVLVLRLFKNMAVERRRGRKKGLFFK is encoded by the exons ATGGACCGCCTCGCCGACGGCCTCGCCGCGGCATCCATCTCCGACCCCGCGGACCAGGGCGCCGCGGCTGCCGGAGGCGGGCCCAGCGCCGATTACCTCCTCAGCGTCATGCGCGCCGTCGAGGGCGCCGACGCCACCATCCGCAGCCAG ATGGAAGAGAATAACCGCCTTAAGGAGGAGCTGTTGCGAAAAACACAACAGCTACAGAGGATC AGGGAAGATGCTACATCCCAAAGTTCTTCAAGTGGAGTAGGCCAAGAGCGCAATTCTGTTGCTAATAAAATGGATGGCTCAAAGTCATTTGACAATGGCTCTTCAATAAATCCCCAAATTACCTCTATTTATCCTCAGAATGGGAGTTTTGGAAGCAGAGAGCATCTGATTCAGGAAAGCATGAAGCAGAAGTACGTTGACAGTCCCCAGGCTAACGGAGCATTTAAAAGGTCATTAGGGGAACAGACTCCTGGTGACAACGGTGGCCCCACACAGTTCTCCACTCCCTCATCTCGGTCCCTTTCTCCAAATAG GCACAGAAAAGATGGAGAGTATGACTCCAGGTTACTGCCAGTTTCAGGGATGAATTCAAATATATCCTGGAAGCAA GACCTTACTGTTAAGGTCAAAGAAGGTGAAGAAGAGATTAAACAATTAAAGAAGCATCTTGCTGACTACACTGTGAAG GAAGCCCAAATACTCACTGATAAATATATGTTGGAAAAACGGATTGCCTATATGCGTTTG GCATTTGATCAGCAGCAGCAAGATTTAGTTGATGCAGCATCAAAAGCTTTGTCATACAGGCAAGATATTATTGAGGAAAACATCCGTCTAACATATGCATTGCAG GCAGCCCAACAAGAAAGATCGACTTTCATATCTTCTTTGCTGCCTCTTCTGTCTGAATACGACAATCTCCAGCCTTCTGTTCTTGATGCCCAATCAATTGTCGGTAATCTAAAG GTTTTGTTTACGCATATGCAGGAGCAACTTATTGTTTCTGAG GAGAAATTAAGGGAATCACGGTACCAAATTACTCCATGGCATACCGAATTGTTGAATGGTACCAGCCATCCTGTACCTACTGATCCTCCTGCTGGAAAAGTATTGGTGACTACA AGCAAAAGCAGCCTTGATATTGTTCACCAGACAGCATATCCTCACGTACAATCGCCAATGTCTTCCCCAGTTCAAGCTAGAGGTGATTGGGGTGCATTCAGTAACAGAAACCATCAAATTATTCCAAGTGAGGTTCCTACAAGAAATGCTGAGCATGATGACATGGGAGGGAACTCTCTTTCAAGCAG AAACCAATTTAGGACAGAAGTTCCTGCTCAAGTATCTCAAGGTGATTCTCATGCTGTCCGTTTTCACGAGACCCCGATTCAAAACCCACCATTCAAGGGTCTCAGTAGAAATGACGTACTGGATGGTTCAGAGAGTGCTGAAGTCCAAAACACTCAAGAACCTTCTACTCGATGGGGTCCTGGGGACTCGCCTAATTTGGCATCTGGCCTTGAGGATGCAAACCCTTCATATCCTTATCTTCCTACAGTCCTTGAGGAGCCTGGTTCTTCTTTCTCCGAGG CTGCAGATGATGATCCATTGCCAGGCATAGAAGGGCTTCAAATCACAGGTGAAGCTTTTCCTGGACGAGAACTTCAAGCAAGTGGGTACCCCATCAATGGTACCACCACTTGTAATTTTGAG TGGGTGCGCCATTTAGAAGATGGTTCTGTAAATTTCATAGACG GAGCAAGGCAGCCTAGCTATGTTGTTACAGCTGATGATGTGGACACTTTACTAGCCATTGAAGTCCAGCCCCTAGATGATAGGAAAAGAAAG GGGGAATTTATCAAGGTTTATGCTAACGAGCAAAGAAAAATTTCATGTG ATCCTGAAACAAAGGAGCTTATTAAGAAAACTCTTGAAATTGGGCACGTGACCTATGAAGTCCAAGTTCAACTGCCT GTCAGATTTTTAGACATGTGGGAACCAGCTGTTTTAGCAATAAAGAGGGAAGGTTACAGCATTAAATGTAATGGGCAGCGTGGTGTTGTTATTACAGAGAAATTTCAGGAAGCAACTGCT ATTAAGATTCCATATGGGCGTCAAACGGAATTTTCAATTATATCTGCTGATGGTGTTGATTATAATCTGAAGCCAGCAGAAAATACACT GTTGCGGGATACCATTGTTCTTGTATTAAGATTGTTCAAAAATATG GCTGTTGAGAGGAGAAGAGGAAGAAAGAAGGGCCTTTTCTTCAAGTAG